The sequence GTCACCGAAAGACGAAATCAACCACCACAGGCTACGACGTGGTCGATACAAACTTCAGTAGCGACGCCTTCAGGAAGGGAGTGACGTCGGGGACGCCATCGTCGCCGGTTCGAGATGGACCGGGCTTTCGCCCACGTAAGACAGTGCTGGGGAGCTGAGCTGACGCCCTCAACAGGAGAAGCGGCGCCCAGGGGCGGCGCCGTCACCAAAGCTTTCGCCCAAGAAAACCCCAGCAAAATGACCGGCCAGGAACCCAGGACAAAGCAaccacctccaccgccaccgccgcccaGACAACCCACACAGACCCATCCAAAGGGACATCGACGCGCCGACTGCCACAACAACCGCAAAGCTACATCGACCACCACCTCTAGCTAGGCCCATGGACCTGGTCGAGCGGCGGCAGCACCTCGTGCCGCACCTCCCATCGGCCATCCCTGGCAGCAGCCGCTGCGACGCGCGAGATCCGCTGGCACGCGCACCACCGCAGACGCCAGTAGGGCACGACAGGTTGCTGCCCACCTGCCGTCGCCACACACCACCACTGAGGAGCCATATCCGGCGACCGCAGCACCAGACAAGGCCACGCCGCCCGCACGAGCAGGCCACAGGTCGCTGCTCCAACCTCTGCTCCTCACCGACCCTCACTTCTGCAACCACCGGAAGCACTCAACACAGTAGCCACTCGCCCACAACCGGGAAgcccgccaccgccgcgggaccAAAATGTAGCCCCAGCAGGCAGCAACAGCGCTGCGACCGCACCGCCAGATCTCCACCGCAGTCACCAGCCAGTGGACATCCTCGCCGCAACCAGCGCACCGGCCCAGCCGAGTCGCCCATGCCGCGGTGCGCGACCCCCGCACAGATCTGCCCACCGACGCACGTGTCGACGGCCTTCGCCTCGAAGAAGCACAGCTCGGCGTCGCCCTAGTCCCACCAACAGCGCACGGTGGCGACGACCGGAGCAGATCCTCGAGCGAGGCACGGAGGCAGGCCACGACGTCCTAACAGCGGCGCCCCGCCATGCATGGCCGCCTGGGCCTCAGCCGCCATCCGATGAGCACTGCGGCGCGTGCCACGGCGTGCCCCAGCACGGCTACGGCCACCCATAGGTACCGTGCCGCCGCATGCTTGTGCCGTGCCATCTCTCACCAGATCCGCGCGAAACACCCCGCCGCCACCATCCTAGGGGCTGAGCCGGCCTCCAGCAGACCCCTCCGGCGATGGCAATGGGAGGGGAGAGAGAATTTGCGGACGACAGCGGTAAGGGTGCAGGGCGTCGCCCGTGTCGCCGAGGCGGAGGCGACGCGGGGGCAGCTGCCCACGGATTCTCAAATTGAGGAAAAAGGATATAATGTAATTCTCAATTTTTTTTGATACATACGTAAGATCTGGTACTAAAAAAATTACGGTATATTATAGGACATGAGACAGATTAGTGGATCACTACTATATGATCGATATATAGGATCGGAATAGGATAGGTGTTGTTTGAGCGAACAGCTCCCAACTGTATCTAATTCGATTCTTCTGTACACGTTCCCTAGCATCTA is a genomic window of Zea mays cultivar B73 chromosome 5, Zm-B73-REFERENCE-NAM-5.0, whole genome shotgun sequence containing:
- the LOC100280425 gene encoding uncharacterized protein LOC100280425 — translated: MDLVERRQHLVPHLPSAIPGSSRCDARDPLARAPPQTPVGHDRLLPTCRRHTPPLRSHIRRPQHQTRPRRPHEQATGRCSNLCSSPTLTSATTGSTQHSSHSPTTGKPATAAGPKCSPSRQQQRCDRTARSPPQSPASGHPRRNQRTGPAESPMPRCATPAQICPPTHVSTAFASKKHSSASP